The following proteins are co-located in the Penaeus monodon isolate SGIC_2016 chromosome 10, NSTDA_Pmon_1, whole genome shotgun sequence genome:
- the LOC119577710 gene encoding uncharacterized protein LOC119577710, which yields MCLCVSPPCADAAAIFPCRCSNTSAGIVTLSCDGVTEASVAARALQAEGYGANPLGAFHLRYGTVTAIAADFFGERSFEEVLLHHNRLEAVEAGSVEAMKEDLVTLDLNSNRLTQPL from the exons atgtgtttgTGC GTGAGCCCCCCCTGCGCCGACGCCGCCGCCATCTTCCCCTGCCGATGCTCCAACACCTCGGCGGGAATCGTGACGCTGAGCTGTGACGGCGTGACGGAGGCGAGCGTGGCGGCGAGGGCACTGCAGGCTGAGGGCTACGGTGCCAATCCCCTGGGGGCATTTCACCTGCGCTACGGCACCGTCACCGCCATCGCCGCGGACTTCTtcg GAGAGAGGTCCTTCGAGGAGGTCCTTTTGCACCACAACCGCCTCGAGGCCGTGGAGGCGGGTTCCGTCGAGGCCATGAAGGAGGACTTGGTTACGCTCGACCTTAACAGCAACCGACTCACGCAACCGCTTTAA